The following DNA comes from Mucilaginibacter jinjuensis.
GCGGTTTGTAATTTAATATAGGCTGATGAAGGTTGAGTTATTTATTCCGTGTTTTATTGATCAAATGTATCCTGGTACTGCTTTTAATACCGTTAAGGTATTGGAGAAGGCCGGTTGCAAAGTAACCTATAATACGGCTCAAACCTGTTGTGGTCAGCCTGCTTTCAACGCTGGTTTCTGGGACGATGCCAAAGCCATAGGCAGTAAATTTTTGGATGATTTTTCGGCCGATAGCGTAATTGTATCACCATCAGCCTCTTGTACTGGTATGGTGCGTAATTATTATAATGATCTGTTTACCAATACTGCGGTACATAATAAATGCCGGGCTGTGCAAGGCAATATTTACGAACTGTCTGACTTCCTCATAAATATCCTCAACGTAGATTACTTTGGTGCCGAGCTGGAAGGCCATGCCGTATACCATGATAGCTGCAGCGCCCTGCGCGAATGCAAGATCAAAGCCGAACCCCGCCAACTCTTATCCAAAGTGCATGGGCTGGAATTAGTAGACCTGCCCGATAATGAAACCTGTTGTGGTTTCGGCGGAACATTTGCTGTAAAGTTCGATGCTATATCCAGCGCGATGGCGCAGCAAAAGGTTGATTTCGCCCTGGCTGCCAATGCCGATTATATTATCTCTACCGATGCATCATGCCTGTTGCACCTGCAAAGCTATATCGATAAACAGCAATTACCTATTAAAACTATGCACCTGGCCGATGTTTTGGCTATGGGATGGGGAAATGTTTGATGATTTCGGATGTCGGATGTTCGATTTCGGATTTATAAGTAATAGTAAAAAGACACGTCATTGCGAGGTACGAAGCAATCGCGAACTGTACAGGGCTGCTTTGTAGTCCCGATAGCTATCGGAAAGGGGTTACTTCATACCTCGCAATGACGCTCAAGTGATAAATCCGAAATCGAAAATCCGACATCCGAAATCCCTAAAAAAACAGTATCTTCGCAATTCGACAATAAATCACTTTGTAGGTGATTGTTTATTAAAATTTTATTGAACAATAAATCATAGTTGTAGATGATTAGTATTACACTTCCCGATGGTTCCGTTCGTCAGTACGACAAGGGGATCACTTCCATGCAAATTGCACAATCCATTTCCGAAGGTTTAGCACGTAATGTATTAGCCGCCGAAGTAAACGGCCAGGTATGGGATGCAAGCCGCCCGATTGAAGAAGATTCGAACGTTAAATTATTAACCTGGAATGACGATGCCGGTAAGGCAACCTTCTGGCACTCATCGGCCCACTTAATGGCCGAGGCGCTTGAGGCACTTTACCCGGGTACCAAGTTTGGTATCGGCCCGGCTATCGAAACCGGTTTTTATTATGATGTAGACTTCGGCGATCAGGAATTTTCTTCAGATCACTTTAAACAGATCGAAGATAAAATGCTGGAGCTGGCTAAGGCTAAAGAGGAATTTATCCGCAAGCCGGTTAGTAAAGCAGATGCTATTGAATATTTTACCGAAAAAGGCGATGAGTACAAGCTGGACCTGATTAAGGACCTGCCCGATGGCGCTATCACTTTTTACTCACAAGGCAGTTTTACTGATTTGTGCCGCGGTCCGCATATCCCTAATACAGGTTTCGTTAAGGCTATTAAGCTGATGAACACTGCCGGCGCATACTGGCGTGGCGACGAAACACGCAAGCAGTTAACCCGTATTTACGGTGTTACTTTCCCTAAGTCTAGTGAGCTTACCGAATACTTGCGTGTTATTGAAGAAGCAAAAAAACGCGATCACCGTAAACTGGGTAAAGAACTTGAACTGTTTGCTTTCTCTGAAAAAGTAGGCATGGGCTTGCCATTGTGGTTGCCAAAAGGTACTGCATTGCGCGAGCGCTTGGTTAACTTTTTACAGCGTGCGCAAGTTAAAGCTGGTTATGAGCAGGTAATTACTCCGCATATAGGCCACAAAAACCTGTATGTAACTTCTGGCCATTATGAGAAATATGGTAAGGATAGCTTTCAACCGATAAAAACCCCGCAGGAAGGGGAGGAGTTCTTCTTAAAACCGATGAACTGCCCGCACCACTGCGAGATCTATAAAACTAAACCACGCTCTTATAAAGACCTTCCGGTTCGTTATGCAGAGTTTGGTACTGTTTACCGTTACGAGCAAAGCGGCGAGCTGCATGGCTTAACCCGTGTACGTGGCTTTACTCAGGATGATGCGCACTTGTTCTGCCGTCCCGATCAGGTGAAAGAGGAGTTTATGAAGGTGATAGACCTGGTACTGTATGTTTTCTCGGCCCTGGGCTTTGAAGATTATACTGCACAGATCTCTTTACGTGATCCTGAAAACAAATCGAAATACATCGGTAGCGACGAGAACTGGGCTCTGGCCGAATCTGCTATTATGGAAGCGGCTGAAGAAAAAGGCCTGAAAACTGTAGTAGAATTAGGTGAAGCGGCTTTCTATGGCCCTAAGCTTGATTTTATGGTGAAGGATGCTTTAGGCCGTAAATGGCAGTTAGGTACTATCCAGGTAGATTATAACTTACCAGAACGCTTTGAACTGGAGTACACTGGCAGCGATAACTTAAAACACCGCCCGGTAATGATCCACCGTGCACCATTTGGTTCACTGGAGCGTTTTGTGGCTGTTTTGATAGAGCATTGCGCCGGTAATTTCCCATTGTGGTTGTCGCCAGATCAGTTTATTATCCTGCCGATATCAGAAAAATTTGAAGATTATGCAAAAAATCTTTCAGATGAACTAAAAAATTCCGATATTCGCGGGCTAATTGATTTCCGAGACGAGAAGATAGGCAGAAAGATCAGAGACGCGGAAGTTAAAAAGATCCCATATATGTTAATTGTGGGGGAAAAAGAAGCTGCCGAAGGCACTATTTCCGTTCGAAAACACGGTACCGGCGACTTGGGGAGTTTAACGATTGAAGAATTTAAACAACAATTAATTAAAGAAACAACAGTATAACTTGGCATTAAATAAACCAAATTTTAGCAGAGGGCCACGCCCTCCCTTCAAAAAAAAGGAAGCTGAACATAATATCAATCAATTTATCCGGGCTCAGGAAGTTCGCCTCGTTGGTGATAACGTAGAACCGGGTGTGTATTCACTCCGGGATGCATTGGCAATAGCTGAGCAACAGGAACTGGACTTGGTTGAAATATCGCCGAATGCTGTACCTCCGGTTTGTAAAGTTACTGACTATAACAAATTTATCTACGAGCAAAAGAAAAAGCTTAAAGAGATAAAGAACAATGCGAAACAAACGGTAATTAAAGAGATCCGTTTTGGACCGAACACAGATAGCCACGACTTTGAATTTAAGCTGAAACATGCAATTAAATTCCTGGAGGACGGTGAAAAAGTTAGGGCTTACGTACACTTTAAAGGCCGTGCAATTGTTTACAAAGAGCAGGGTGAGATATTACTGTTACGCTTTGCACAGGCTTTAGAAGAAGTTGGTAAAGTAGAGCAATTACCGAAACTGGAAGGTAAACGGATGTTTTTAACCGTTGCGCCTAAGGCAGGTAAAAAGTAATTGTTAGCAAAACTGAATTAAGACAAACGTAGTGCATACTACGTGAAACACAATAAATAAATAGAGTTATGCCAAAAATGAAAACCAATTCCAGTGCCAAAAAGCGCTTTAAGCTTACTGGAACAGGTAAAATCGCAAGAAAGAACGCATACAAAAGCCACATCTTAACCAAGATGTCGACAAAACGTAAACGTGCCCTTGGTCACACCAGCATGGTGTCTGACGCAGACATGGGTAACGTAAAACGTATGCTTTGTATCGGCAAGTAATTTCTAAGAAACAAATTTTTTAACCAGGTATTAGAGTATTAAAGATCTTAAACAGACACTCACTACCAAAAACGCAAAAAAATGCCACGTTCAGTTAACGCAGTAGCGTCGAGAAGACGCCGGAAAAAGGTAATGAACCTTGCAAAAGGTTATTACGGTTCACGCAGCAAGGTTTATACCGTTGCAAAGAACACAGTTGAAAAAGGTTTACAGTACGCTTACCGTGACCGTAAAACTAAAAAAAGAGAGTTCAGAGCTTTATGGATCCAACGTATTAACGCAGGTGCCCGTCAGCATGGAATTTCTTACTCACAATTAATGGGTAAATTAAACGCTAAAGAAATTGGCTTAAACCGTAAAGTTTTAGCTGACTTAGCGATGAACCATCCTGATGCTTTCAAAGCTATCGTTGATGCTGCTACTAAATAAGCATCAATAACATATTGTAAAAAAGGGAGCCCACAAGCTCCCTTTTTTGTTTAGTTTTATCCCGTATTTAAATCATGAAAAAACTGTTATTGCTTGGCTTTTGCCTGCTTATTTTATCGGCTTGTAATAAAGGCACAGATAGCCATTTACTGAACTATGTAAAAGAAAACCTGAAGGATAATAAAGGCTCTCTGAAATTAAGCGCTTATAAGGATGTAAACTGGAACACCATGTATGTGTTAGGCCCTTACACCAGCACTAAGCAATTGGATGGTGTTTTGAAGCCTTATCAGAAAGAAATCCTGGCAACAGGGGTTGATACTGATGATCAGATTTGTCTGGTGATGCTGTTTAATGATAAAACATTAGTGAGTCAATGCCTATTCGATAGGAAAACTATTGATTTTGAGCGTATAACGCGTTTTGTTGCTAATGCCAAAATTAAGCCTATCAGTAAGGATAGCGCTAACTTTAATTACAAAATACCAAAGCCATACGCACCGTATGTGCTGGAATAAATGAGATTCTATAAAACAATAAAACCCGCTTTAGCGGGTTTTATTGTTTTATAGGCTAGCCTAAGTGTAACTTATTCTTCAGACTCAATTACTATGGTAGTTACGGTAGGGTTGCCTGCGCCAGCTTCTTCAATATCCATGTATTGTTTAAAGTTGCGGACATCCTGGTTTACCATAGTTTTAAACACCGGGTTTAGTATATGTGCAAGACCTGTACCTACACCACCTGCTGGTGGCTGATAGCTGATCACCACATTAACTAATGTAGTGCCCGGATCAGGGCCGTCTTTAAAACGTACCTTTCCGGCATTATCAATTGTTGAATCTGGTAACGAACTCCAGCCGATTAATTCGCCAGGGATGTCGTGTACAATTTCTGCATCCCAGCTTACGGTAGCTACATTGGTAGGTAATTTAAGTACCCAGTGCGAGCGGGTGCTATCCAGGATCTCCACACTTTCGAGGTGCTTCATAAATAATGGAAGATTATCAAGCCTGCGCCAAAAGCCATAAACTTCGTGACGTGGTTTATTTACCGTAAATGAAGTGCGGATATTAACATTCACAGGTTCGGTGCTCACTTTTCCTATTTGGTTATAAAGTTCGCAATGGCCTGTAACACCACGATTAAGCAAATAGCCACCCGCGCCGATCTTTAAAATACTGGTGAACGGATGTTTAAAGATATGCGTAAGCCCCGAAAAGGCCAGTTTAACGCCGGCAGCTATAGATACGTAACGCTCTGGCCATTCTAAATTTATATGGGCATTGTTTTCACCATGATACATGGTTGTTCGCTGTAATGCTGTAGTTGTCATAATATCTATTTATAGGTATATAGAAACAACAGTGTAGTCGGGGCGATGTTTTCTTTAAATTTAAATTGATTGACTTATAGTTATGGTTTGGTAGTTGGTTACTGAGTTATTAGGTCATTGGGGGGGCTTGCTCGATAACTTAATAACTCAATAACGAGTAACTAAAATCAATAACTAAACTTAAACTTCGATAAATTAGGTTGGTGCTCTTTCTTGCGGTTTAGTTCGTTAAGATAGATCACTCTGCCCAGGTTCTTTAAAAATGGCAGGCAAACTGTTTCGTATTCGTACTTGTCATCATTATAAATCCCATCCTCGTTAGATTGTACAACGGCCGAAAGCATAAATTCTACCTTGTTATTAAAATCAACAATGTATGCATTATCAATATCGTATCCATAAGAGTCCCCCACTTTATTAAAGACCCTGATATTGGGATTTATTGATGCTTCCTTATCCGCGCCATAGTATAGAAATTTGCAATAAGCAGGGTAGTAGTCCGGCTGTTTGTAGGTTGGCCATTTACTTTCTGTAGGGTACATACTCATATAATGATAAATGAACTTGTAATCACTCGCCGTTAAATTATATCGTTGCTCTTTGGGGAAAGCTTCAGGAAATAACAGGCGTTTCAATACCAATTGCTGGTCGGCGAGCGGGTACACGTTCTTATCGCTAAAGTTAAAAGGCTGCATTACTAACTGGCCTTTACCATCAATATAGCCTTTGCCTTGTACCATGTTTTCGAGCTGCATAGGGTAGTCTGCCTTATCATATTGTGAAGGTGAATTGTACACCAGTTTCTTACCCTTATAAAACCTGATTGGGTTAGTCGCACGGGCATTATTGCCACCATCGCCAACAGCCAGTCTGCCGATGATACGGGTGTTATTAAGTTGATATTTTTTGAGTTTGCTGTTTATCTCACCCCGACCCGTAAATTCATATAACCGGTTGTAGGCATCGTTGTCGCTCACCAATAGTATCTTCCTGATATACTGTTCTATACTGGGGTTGCCATTGCGGGCTGTGCTATCAATAGTAACGCTCGTTTGTTTGTTAAAGCTACTGTCTGTGAGCATGATAGATCTTTTTGTTAAGCCTTTGACATGCAGCTCATTTAGTTTTTCCAAGGCAAAAATCACAGTAGGAAGTTTTACCGTGCTGGCAGGGTAGAAGTAATGATTAGGGTTTAAACGATAACTGTAGGAGGTAAAATGTGGTATATTGTGCTCGTCGCGATCTATGCGTGTATATAATATTTGTACCTCGTTTTGTGTAGGGTGTTTTAGTATACCATCAAACATTTCGGGATTGGCCAGCAATAAATTTTTCAAAAACAGGGTATCGGTTTTTTGACCAAAAGCCGACATAGAAATAAACAATGCAAATAGAAATAGTAAGCGTTTCATTATCAAGATTAACAGTTTCGAAGATAGCCAATATGGTTGTGAAATATTTTCTCAATTGTTAATAACTCGGCCTTTTGTTAAAAACTATCATACACTACCTCCCCATTTTTCCTTTAGATTTGATTCAAGTTCAATGCAACAATTTCTCTTGGCTCACGGGCTGCAATCAGCATTTCGTGATAAAAAAAGGCAAACGAGCGTCTTGCGGGCTCGAAAATTATAAAGCCAAACCTGCCAAAAGAGAAATTTATTTGTTAAAGCTTTCACGATTTGGGTTTTTAATAGAGCCAGACACACCCGCCGAATTTTTCGGTGCATGCATTCTTGTCTCTATTCAATTCGCCGACTTTTATTAAAAAAAACAATAATTGCTATGCAACAGGAAGAATTACTATTACAGGAGAATAAGGATCGTTTTGTGATCTTGCCTATCAATTATCCCAGAATTTGGGAAATGTATAAAAAACATGAAGCCAGTTTTTGGACTGCCGAGGAAATTGACCTGAGCGGTGACCAGAAAGACTGGAACAACATGAATGATGGAGAGCGCCATTTCATTTCGCACATCCTGGCGTTTTTTGCGGCAAGTGATGGTATTGTGAATGAAAACCTGGCTGTAAACTTTATGAGCGAAGTGCAGCTTCCTGAAGCACGTTGCTTTTACGGTTTCCAGATCATGATGGAGAACATCCACTCAGAAACTTATGCGTTACTGATCGACTCATACATTAAAGATAATGCAGAGAAAGACCGCCTATTCCATGCCGTTGAAACCGTGCCTTGTGTAAAACGCAAAGCAGAATGGGCTTTAAAATGGATTGAGAACGGAACCTTTGCGGAGCGCTTAGTTGCATTTGCTGCGGTAGAAGGGATTTTCTTCTCAGGCAGTTTTTGCTCTATCTTCTGGTTAAAGAAACGCGGTTTAATGCCGGGCTTAACATTCAGCAACGAATTAATTAGCCGCGATGAGGGTTTGCATTGCGAATTTGCCTGCCTGCTTTACAGCATGCTGAGTAACAAGTTGAGCGAAGAGCGTGTACACGAGATTATCCTGGATGCTGTAGTGATTGAAAAAGAGTTTGTGACGGATGCATTACCGGTTGATTTGATCGGTATGAATGCACGCCTGATGCAACAATATATTGAGTTTGTGGCCGACCGTTGGTTAGATGAATTAGGTTATGCTAAAGTTTACAATGCAACCAATCCGTTTGATTTTATGGAGATGATTTCGCTGCAAGGTAAAACCAACTTCTTTGAAAAGAGGGTAGGTGATTATCAAAAAGCAGGTGTATTGGCAACCAACACCAAAGACAGCCAGGCGTTTTCGCTTGACGAAGATTTTTAAGGAAAAGAGTATCAAATAGGTTTACATAAAATAAGGAGGGAAATTAATGTTTGTAATTAAAAGAGCTGGGAACAAAGAGAGCGTAAAGTTTGATAAGATAACCGCACGCGTGCAGAAACTCGCATACGGCTTAAGTCCGTTGGTTGATGCGATAGATGTGGCTAAAAAAGTAGTAGAAGGTTTATACGATGGTGTATCTACCACCGAACTGGATAACCTTGCTGCCGAAACTGCTGCATCATTAACTACCAAACACCCTGATTATGCTTTGCTGGCAAGCCGTATTGCGGTAAGCAATTTGCATAAAAATACTATCAAGTCGTTCTCTTCAACAATGGAGAAACTTTACGATTATACAGACGAGCACAACGATCGTAAAATGCCTTTAATTGCCGATGATGTAATGGAAATAATCCGTGCAAACGCCGATATATTGGATAGCTCTATTATTTACGATCGCGATTTCGGTTTCGA
Coding sequences within:
- a CDS encoding (Fe-S)-binding protein yields the protein MKVELFIPCFIDQMYPGTAFNTVKVLEKAGCKVTYNTAQTCCGQPAFNAGFWDDAKAIGSKFLDDFSADSVIVSPSASCTGMVRNYYNDLFTNTAVHNKCRAVQGNIYELSDFLINILNVDYFGAELEGHAVYHDSCSALRECKIKAEPRQLLSKVHGLELVDLPDNETCCGFGGTFAVKFDAISSAMAQQKVDFALAANADYIISTDASCLLHLQSYIDKQQLPIKTMHLADVLAMGWGNV
- the rpmI gene encoding 50S ribosomal protein L35, with the translated sequence MPKMKTNSSAKKRFKLTGTGKIARKNAYKSHILTKMSTKRKRALGHTSMVSDADMGNVKRMLCIGK
- the infC gene encoding translation initiation factor IF-3, which gives rise to MALNKPNFSRGPRPPFKKKEAEHNINQFIRAQEVRLVGDNVEPGVYSLRDALAIAEQQELDLVEISPNAVPPVCKVTDYNKFIYEQKKKLKEIKNNAKQTVIKEIRFGPNTDSHDFEFKLKHAIKFLEDGEKVRAYVHFKGRAIVYKEQGEILLLRFAQALEEVGKVEQLPKLEGKRMFLTVAPKAGKK
- the thrS gene encoding threonine--tRNA ligase, yielding MISITLPDGSVRQYDKGITSMQIAQSISEGLARNVLAAEVNGQVWDASRPIEEDSNVKLLTWNDDAGKATFWHSSAHLMAEALEALYPGTKFGIGPAIETGFYYDVDFGDQEFSSDHFKQIEDKMLELAKAKEEFIRKPVSKADAIEYFTEKGDEYKLDLIKDLPDGAITFYSQGSFTDLCRGPHIPNTGFVKAIKLMNTAGAYWRGDETRKQLTRIYGVTFPKSSELTEYLRVIEEAKKRDHRKLGKELELFAFSEKVGMGLPLWLPKGTALRERLVNFLQRAQVKAGYEQVITPHIGHKNLYVTSGHYEKYGKDSFQPIKTPQEGEEFFLKPMNCPHHCEIYKTKPRSYKDLPVRYAEFGTVYRYEQSGELHGLTRVRGFTQDDAHLFCRPDQVKEEFMKVIDLVLYVFSALGFEDYTAQISLRDPENKSKYIGSDENWALAESAIMEAAEEKGLKTVVELGEAAFYGPKLDFMVKDALGRKWQLGTIQVDYNLPERFELEYTGSDNLKHRPVMIHRAPFGSLERFVAVLIEHCAGNFPLWLSPDQFIILPISEKFEDYAKNLSDELKNSDIRGLIDFRDEKIGRKIRDAEVKKIPYMLIVGEKEAAEGTISVRKHGTGDLGSLTIEEFKQQLIKETTV
- a CDS encoding serine hydrolase; translation: MKRLLFLFALFISMSAFGQKTDTLFLKNLLLANPEMFDGILKHPTQNEVQILYTRIDRDEHNIPHFTSYSYRLNPNHYFYPASTVKLPTVIFALEKLNELHVKGLTKRSIMLTDSSFNKQTSVTIDSTARNGNPSIEQYIRKILLVSDNDAYNRLYEFTGRGEINSKLKKYQLNNTRIIGRLAVGDGGNNARATNPIRFYKGKKLVYNSPSQYDKADYPMQLENMVQGKGYIDGKGQLVMQPFNFSDKNVYPLADQQLVLKRLLFPEAFPKEQRYNLTASDYKFIYHYMSMYPTESKWPTYKQPDYYPAYCKFLYYGADKEASINPNIRVFNKVGDSYGYDIDNAYIVDFNNKVEFMLSAVVQSNEDGIYNDDKYEYETVCLPFLKNLGRVIYLNELNRKKEHQPNLSKFKFSY
- a CDS encoding ribonucleoside-diphosphate reductase small subunit translates to MQQEELLLQENKDRFVILPINYPRIWEMYKKHEASFWTAEEIDLSGDQKDWNNMNDGERHFISHILAFFAASDGIVNENLAVNFMSEVQLPEARCFYGFQIMMENIHSETYALLIDSYIKDNAEKDRLFHAVETVPCVKRKAEWALKWIENGTFAERLVAFAAVEGIFFSGSFCSIFWLKKRGLMPGLTFSNELISRDEGLHCEFACLLYSMLSNKLSEERVHEIILDAVVIEKEFVTDALPVDLIGMNARLMQQYIEFVADRWLDELGYAKVYNATNPFDFMEMISLQGKTNFFEKRVGDYQKAGVLATNTKDSQAFSLDEDF
- the rplT gene encoding 50S ribosomal protein L20, translating into MPRSVNAVASRRRRKKVMNLAKGYYGSRSKVYTVAKNTVEKGLQYAYRDRKTKKREFRALWIQRINAGARQHGISYSQLMGKLNAKEIGLNRKVLADLAMNHPDAFKAIVDAATK
- a CDS encoding SRPBCC family protein; protein product: MTTTALQRTTMYHGENNAHINLEWPERYVSIAAGVKLAFSGLTHIFKHPFTSILKIGAGGYLLNRGVTGHCELYNQIGKVSTEPVNVNIRTSFTVNKPRHEVYGFWRRLDNLPLFMKHLESVEILDSTRSHWVLKLPTNVATVSWDAEIVHDIPGELIGWSSLPDSTIDNAGKVRFKDGPDPGTTLVNVVISYQPPAGGVGTGLAHILNPVFKTMVNQDVRNFKQYMDIEEAGAGNPTVTTIVIESEE